The Flavobacterium jumunjinense genome includes a region encoding these proteins:
- a CDS encoding TraR/DksA family transcriptional regulator has protein sequence MVEDTLKYSDADLAEFKVILLKKIEKAQADLDLIRSAYMNDLNNGTDDTSPTFKAFEEGSETMSKEANSQLAIRQEKFIRDLKNALFRVENKTYGICKVTGKLISKERLKVVPHATMSIEAKNLQR, from the coding sequence ATGGTAGAGGATACATTAAAGTACTCAGACGCTGACTTAGCAGAATTCAAAGTGATTTTGTTGAAGAAAATAGAAAAAGCACAAGCTGATTTAGATTTAATTAGAAGTGCTTATATGAATGATTTAAATAATGGTACAGATGATACATCACCTACATTTAAAGCTTTCGAAGAGGGTAGCGAAACTATGTCTAAAGAGGCAAATTCTCAATTAGCTATTCGTCAAGAAAAATTCATTAGAGATTTAAAAAATGCACTATTCCGTGTTGAAAATAAAACATATGGAATATGTAAAGTAACGGGTAAACTTATTAGTAAAGAACGCTTAAAAGTAGTTCCACATGCTACAATGAGTATAGAAGCAAAGAATTTACAACGTTAA
- the ileS gene encoding isoleucine--tRNA ligase: protein MSTKFTEYKGLDLPKVASEVLDFWKEENIFEKSVTTREGNQPYVFFEGPPSANGLPGIHHVMARAIKDIFCRYKTQKGFQVKRKAGWDTHGLPVELGTEKELGITKEDIGNKISVAEYNEACKKTVMRYTDVWNDLTEKMGYWVDMEDPYVTYKSKYMETVWWLLKQIYNKDLLYKGYTIQPYSPKAGTGLSSHEVNQPGSYRDVTDTTIVAQFKAIEETLPSFLQGFGVVHFMAWTTTPWTLPSNTALTVGPKIDYVLVKTFNQYTFEPVNVVLAKNLVGKQFNKKYFESSESSDFENFKEGNYKTPFKVLAEFKGADLVGIRYEQLMPLALPNDNPENAFRIISGDFVTTEDGTGIVHTAPTFGADDAKVAKEANPEIPPMLVKDANDNLVPLVDLQGRFIQGLGDYSGKYVKNEYYNDGEAPERSADVEIAIQLKEENKAFKVEKYVHSYPHCWRTDKPILYYPLDSWFVKVTEVKERMFDLNETINWKPKSTGEGRFGNWLKNANDWNLSRSRYWGIPLPIWRNEEGTEEVLIGSVEELYNEIEKSIVAGFQKENPFKGFEIGNMTEENYDLVDLHKNVVDEIILVSESGKPMKRESDLIDVWFDSGSMPYAQWHYPFENKEKIDGNQDFPADFIAEGVDQTRGWFYTLHAIATLVFDKVAYKNVVSNGLVLDKEGQKMSKRLGNAVDPFTTLADYGPDATRWYMISNANPWDNLKFDIEGVAEVRRKFFGTLYNTYSFFALYANIDSFNYSEDEVPLEERPEIDRWILSELHTLIKFVDEAYADYEPTKASRAISDFVQENLSNWYVRLCRRRFWKGEYGTDKIAAYQTLYTCLVTVAKLAAPVAPFFMDKLYKDLTATTQLENFDSVHLAEFPKSVEKFVDKSLESKMTKAQTVSSLVLSLRAKEKIKVRQPLQKVMIPVLDERQRLEIEAVSDLIKAEVNVKEVELLDDASGVLVKQIKPNFKALGPRFGKDMGLISKEIQEFNQEQIAIIEKHGEIVLEISGKIVNLTTEDVEISSQDIPGWLVANADGVTVALDITISDELRNEGVARELVNRIQNIRKDSGFEVTDKIKVQIQKNDIIELAVKENEVYIKSETLTNELVFVEELKSGTEIEFDEVKTKILISK, encoded by the coding sequence ATGAGCACAAAATTTACTGAATACAAAGGACTTGACTTGCCAAAAGTCGCGTCAGAAGTACTAGATTTTTGGAAAGAAGAAAACATCTTTGAAAAAAGTGTTACAACTAGAGAAGGAAATCAACCTTATGTTTTTTTTGAAGGACCTCCTTCTGCAAATGGATTACCTGGTATTCACCATGTAATGGCTCGTGCTATTAAAGATATTTTTTGCCGTTATAAAACTCAAAAAGGATTTCAAGTTAAGCGTAAAGCAGGTTGGGATACTCATGGTTTGCCTGTGGAGTTAGGTACAGAAAAAGAACTAGGTATTACAAAAGAGGATATAGGAAATAAAATTTCTGTTGCAGAGTATAACGAAGCATGTAAGAAAACCGTTATGCGTTATACAGATGTTTGGAATGACTTAACTGAAAAAATGGGTTATTGGGTAGATATGGAAGATCCATATGTTACTTATAAATCCAAGTATATGGAAACGGTTTGGTGGTTGTTAAAACAAATTTACAACAAAGATTTATTGTATAAAGGATACACTATTCAACCTTATTCTCCAAAAGCGGGAACAGGTTTGTCTTCACATGAAGTAAATCAACCAGGTTCGTACAGAGATGTTACAGATACAACTATTGTTGCTCAGTTTAAAGCGATTGAAGAAACATTGCCAAGTTTTCTTCAAGGTTTTGGAGTAGTGCATTTCATGGCTTGGACAACAACACCTTGGACTTTACCAAGTAATACAGCCTTAACTGTTGGTCCAAAAATTGATTATGTTTTAGTAAAAACGTTCAATCAATATACTTTTGAACCTGTAAATGTTGTTTTAGCTAAAAATTTAGTTGGGAAACAGTTTAATAAAAAATATTTTGAATCTTCAGAATCAAGTGATTTTGAGAATTTTAAAGAAGGAAATTATAAAACCCCTTTTAAAGTTTTAGCAGAGTTCAAAGGAGCTGATTTAGTGGGTATTCGTTATGAACAATTAATGCCGTTGGCTTTGCCAAATGATAATCCAGAAAATGCTTTTAGAATAATTTCAGGTGATTTTGTTACTACAGAAGATGGAACTGGAATTGTGCACACTGCTCCTACTTTTGGTGCTGATGATGCTAAAGTGGCTAAAGAGGCAAACCCAGAAATTCCACCAATGTTAGTTAAAGATGCTAATGATAATTTGGTGCCATTGGTAGATTTACAAGGAAGGTTCATTCAAGGTTTAGGTGACTATTCTGGTAAATATGTTAAGAATGAATATTATAATGATGGAGAAGCTCCAGAGCGTTCCGCAGATGTGGAAATTGCCATCCAATTAAAAGAAGAAAACAAAGCCTTTAAGGTTGAGAAATATGTACACAGTTATCCTCATTGTTGGAGAACTGATAAGCCAATTTTATATTATCCTTTAGATTCTTGGTTTGTTAAAGTGACGGAGGTTAAAGAACGTATGTTCGATTTAAACGAAACGATCAACTGGAAGCCAAAATCTACTGGAGAAGGACGTTTTGGGAATTGGTTAAAAAACGCAAATGATTGGAACTTGTCTCGTTCTCGTTATTGGGGAATTCCTTTGCCTATATGGAGAAATGAAGAAGGTACAGAGGAAGTTTTAATTGGTTCTGTCGAGGAATTATATAACGAAATTGAAAAATCGATTGTTGCTGGTTTTCAAAAAGAAAATCCTTTCAAAGGATTCGAAATTGGAAACATGACTGAAGAGAATTATGATTTAGTAGACTTACATAAAAATGTAGTAGATGAGATCATATTGGTGTCTGAATCTGGAAAACCAATGAAACGCGAAAGTGATTTAATTGATGTTTGGTTTGATTCTGGTTCTATGCCGTATGCGCAATGGCATTATCCATTTGAGAATAAAGAAAAAATTGATGGAAATCAAGATTTTCCAGCTGATTTTATTGCGGAAGGTGTTGATCAAACGAGAGGATGGTTCTATACTTTGCATGCAATTGCAACGCTAGTTTTTGATAAGGTTGCTTATAAAAACGTTGTGTCTAATGGGTTAGTGTTAGATAAAGAAGGGCAGAAAATGTCTAAACGACTTGGTAATGCGGTTGATCCTTTTACGACACTTGCAGATTATGGACCTGATGCAACAAGATGGTATATGATTTCTAATGCAAATCCTTGGGATAACTTAAAGTTTGATATTGAAGGTGTTGCGGAAGTAAGAAGAAAGTTTTTTGGAACCTTATATAATACATATTCATTCTTTGCGTTATACGCTAATATTGACTCGTTTAATTATTCAGAGGATGAAGTTCCTTTGGAGGAAAGACCAGAGATTGATCGTTGGATTTTGTCTGAATTACATACTTTAATTAAGTTTGTTGATGAAGCTTATGCAGATTATGAACCGACAAAAGCATCACGTGCAATTTCAGACTTTGTTCAGGAGAATTTGAGTAATTGGTATGTGCGACTATGTAGAAGACGTTTTTGGAAAGGTGAATATGGTACAGATAAGATTGCTGCCTATCAAACATTATATACTTGTTTGGTGACAGTTGCTAAGTTAGCAGCTCCTGTAGCTCCTTTCTTTATGGATAAACTTTACAAAGATTTAACAGCTACAACACAGTTAGAAAATTTTGACAGTGTACATTTGGCTGAATTTCCAAAATCGGTTGAAAAGTTTGTTGATAAATCTTTGGAAAGCAAAATGACAAAAGCGCAAACAGTTTCATCTCTTGTTTTATCATTGCGTGCGAAAGAGAAAATAAAAGTGCGTCAGCCATTGCAAAAGGTAATGATTCCAGTGCTTGATGAAAGACAAAGGCTTGAGATTGAAGCTGTGTCAGATTTGATCAAAGCGGAGGTTAATGTTAAAGAAGTTGAGTTGTTAGATGATGCATCTGGTGTTTTGGTGAAGCAAATTAAACCAAATTTTAAAGCTTTAGGGCCACGTTTTGGTAAGGATATGGGATTGATTTCCAAAGAGATACAAGAGTTCAATCAAGAACAGATTGCTATTATTGAAAAACATGGTGAAATTGTACTTGAAATATCAGGAAAAATTGTTAATTTAACAACCGAAGATGTGGAGATTTCTTCACAAGATATTCCTGGTTGGTTGGTTGCAAATGCAGATGGAGTAACGGTAGCATTAGATATTACAATATCAGATGAATTGCGTAATGAAGGTGTAGCTAGAGAATTAGTAAATAGAATTCAAAATATAAGAAAAGATTCTGGATTTGAAGTAACAGATAAAATTAAGGTTCAAATACAAAAAAATGATATTATCGAACTGGCTGTTAAAGAGAATGAGGTTTACATCAAATCGGAAACATTAACAAATGAACTCGTTTTTGTAGAAGAATTAAAAAGTGGTACAGAAATTGAGTTTGATGAAGTAAAAACAAAGATATTAATATCAAAGTAG
- the recO gene encoding DNA repair protein RecO: MLVKTKAIVISSLKYQEKSLIVKCLTKSDGIKSYFVNNAFTGKNNKQKNSLFQPLNQIEIEANHKNKGTLERFKEIKIINPYQSIYLNIEKTTITLFLSEILHNILKEEGKSEELHLFLEVALQWFDNHDEIANFHLILLLQITKYLGVYPQNNIEANIFFDISEGIFVSSQTISALSFEETTLFKRLMNLKLDDNQKVFSVSQRQLLLKILMQYYSFNIENFRQPKSLQVLKEVFS; the protein is encoded by the coding sequence ATGCTAGTTAAAACAAAAGCAATAGTAATTTCGTCTTTAAAGTATCAAGAAAAAAGCTTGATTGTGAAATGTCTAACAAAATCAGATGGGATTAAATCATATTTTGTAAATAACGCATTTACAGGAAAAAATAATAAGCAGAAAAATTCTTTGTTTCAACCGCTTAATCAAATTGAGATTGAAGCAAATCATAAAAATAAAGGAACACTAGAGCGATTTAAGGAAATAAAGATCATAAATCCTTATCAGAGTATTTATTTGAATATTGAGAAAACAACAATTACACTTTTTCTTTCAGAAATACTTCATAATATACTGAAAGAGGAAGGTAAGTCGGAAGAACTGCATTTGTTTTTAGAAGTAGCTTTACAGTGGTTTGATAATCATGATGAAATAGCTAATTTTCATCTAATTCTATTACTTCAGATAACGAAATACCTAGGAGTGTATCCGCAAAACAACATAGAAGCGAATATTTTTTTCGATATATCTGAAGGTATTTTTGTGTCTTCTCAAACAATTAGTGCTTTGTCTTTTGAAGAAACTACATTGTTTAAAAGGTTGATGAATCTAAAATTAGATGATAATCAGAAGGTTTTTTCTGTATCACAAAGACAATTGTTGCTTAAAATATTAATGCAATATTACAGTTTTAATATCGAAAATTTCAGACAGCCAAAATCACTTCAAGTTTTGAAAGAAGTTTTTTCTTAA
- a CDS encoding acyltransferase family protein, whose product MISINSNSFDFIRFFFAFNVLLAHLKELSQSDDLLFLGHFSNSFIAVNGFFVISGFLVAKSYTNTPSLRTYFLKRIKRILPAYVFVVLFSIFFFSFFSKFDFFQYFTDPQLFEYLGWNMIFLNFMQPCLPALFDNTIICAVNGSLWTIKVEESFYFFLPLLFFFIKRSNKPILILIIVYIFSILYFYFFKSYLGMPLIAKQLPGVLSYFSTGIFLFLYLKILIRYKIQLLLFSIFVFIFSIKFSVFFLYPISFGFVVILLAYSLPFFNNFGKYGDFTFGLYICHFPIIQLFKQLNYFEIYNPFYIGFLVVILSLLFSIFSWFVIEKRFLDRYKKTAVK is encoded by the coding sequence ATGATTAGTATTAATTCCAATAGTTTTGATTTTATAAGATTTTTTTTTGCATTTAATGTTTTACTTGCACATCTTAAAGAATTGTCACAATCTGATGACCTTTTGTTTTTAGGGCATTTTTCTAATTCATTTATAGCGGTAAATGGTTTCTTCGTTATTAGTGGTTTTTTAGTTGCAAAAAGTTATACCAATACACCTTCTTTGAGAACCTATTTTTTGAAAAGAATAAAAAGAATTTTACCGGCTTATGTGTTTGTTGTTTTATTTTCAATATTCTTTTTTTCTTTTTTTTCAAAATTTGATTTTTTTCAATACTTTACTGACCCTCAATTGTTTGAGTATTTAGGGTGGAATATGATTTTTCTGAATTTTATGCAACCGTGTTTGCCTGCTTTATTTGATAATACAATTATTTGTGCTGTAAATGGTTCCCTTTGGACAATTAAAGTTGAAGAAAGTTTTTATTTTTTTCTACCTTTATTATTCTTTTTTATAAAGAGAAGTAATAAACCAATATTAATTTTAATAATAGTTTATATATTTTCAATATTGTATTTTTATTTTTTTAAATCATATCTTGGTATGCCTCTTATAGCAAAACAATTACCAGGTGTTTTGTCATATTTTTCAACAGGTATTTTTTTGTTTTTGTATTTAAAGATATTAATTAGGTATAAAATACAATTACTGCTATTTTCAATTTTTGTGTTTATTTTTTCAATTAAGTTTTCTGTTTTTTTTCTTTACCCAATATCATTTGGTTTTGTGGTAATTTTGTTAGCTTATTCATTGCCCTTTTTTAATAATTTTGGAAAATATGGTGATTTTACATTTGGTTTGTATATCTGTCATTTTCCAATAATTCAATTGTTTAAACAATTAAATTATTTTGAGATATACAATCCATTTTATATTGGTTTTTTAGTTGTGATTTTGTCTTTATTATTCTCAATTTTTTCTTGGTTTGTAATTGAGAAAAGATTTTTAGATAGATATAAGAAAACTGCTGTAAAATAA
- the porZ gene encoding type IX secretion system anionic LPS delivery protein PorZ: MKFKYIVILFFLNHLLFSQGNQLWKGYFSYNEIVDVEASSNTVFAATENAIFSKNNSDGNVDILNSVNGFKPESITAIHYSEEFDKKIAGNLNGLILISDGEGNTQIKVDIIEEVPVAPNKKRINDIYEHNGKVYIATDYGISVLNLVTSEFISTYFIGPSGQETEVFQTTVLNDEIYAVTRQYGIRKASLSNQFLYDFNQWQTFDGGFWSGIVTFNDEIVAVNTNSISYRYSGGSFQQILNHVQQGKNIKTNDGKLIITTQNHVYVLNDQFIQLAHITNIPSYNVVFSAANVVGDELFIGTGKDGLFVTSLLSSTSFENISPDGPVRNYIFRVKKTVDKLWAVYGGYTLPFVPILNDYGISYFQKNNGWTILPFDTLLGAKCFTSIESNPNNVNEVFFSSYYSGLLKIKNDEVTLFDNTNTGMNGLEPIVGSSVNNIYDGSIRVNSPVFDKEGNLWMTSAFVTNGLKVMRTNGQWQSYEFSSILGQAQVSRFAPISIDKNGTKWLPTRNDGLLGFNDKLNNKSIVVDDMSGLPSTIVQCVEIDNRNQLWIGTFKGLRVISSVDRFVSENMLSATAIIIQEGDLAQELFYQQSILDIKVDGANRKWVSIADGGVFLVSSNGQQTIHRFTNSNSPLPSDNVNDIEIDEVTGEVFFATDKGMVSFLGTSTKPSDDLANVYVYPNPVRPEFNGTIKIAGLTDKANVKITDVEGNLVYEVTSAGGTIEWDTSAFGGYKVASGVYMVFITSQDGLDSTVKKVMIIR; the protein is encoded by the coding sequence ATGAAGTTTAAATATATTGTAATATTATTTTTTTTAAATCATTTACTTTTTTCACAAGGAAATCAACTTTGGAAGGGTTACTTCTCATATAATGAAATTGTTGATGTAGAAGCATCTTCAAACACTGTATTTGCAGCAACTGAAAATGCGATTTTTAGTAAAAATAATAGTGATGGAAATGTTGATATTTTGAATTCAGTGAATGGATTTAAACCAGAATCGATTACTGCGATCCATTATTCTGAGGAATTTGATAAAAAAATTGCAGGAAACTTAAATGGCTTGATTTTGATTTCTGATGGAGAGGGAAATACACAGATAAAAGTTGATATTATTGAAGAGGTTCCAGTTGCTCCAAATAAAAAGAGAATTAATGATATATATGAGCATAATGGTAAGGTTTATATTGCTACCGATTATGGGATTTCAGTTTTAAATTTAGTTACTTCAGAGTTTATAAGTACATACTTCATTGGTCCGTCTGGTCAAGAAACAGAGGTTTTCCAGACGACTGTCTTGAATGATGAAATATATGCTGTTACAAGGCAATATGGAATTCGAAAAGCTAGTTTGTCAAATCAGTTTTTATATGACTTTAATCAGTGGCAAACTTTTGATGGAGGATTTTGGTCAGGGATAGTAACTTTTAATGATGAGATTGTAGCAGTTAATACTAATAGTATAAGTTACAGATATAGCGGTGGTTCATTTCAACAAATTTTAAATCATGTTCAGCAAGGAAAGAACATAAAAACAAATGACGGTAAATTGATAATTACTACCCAAAATCATGTATATGTTTTAAATGATCAATTTATTCAGTTGGCTCATATTACTAATATTCCAAGTTATAATGTTGTTTTTTCTGCAGCTAATGTAGTTGGTGATGAGTTGTTTATAGGGACAGGCAAAGATGGTTTGTTTGTTACGAGTCTTTTGAGTTCTACTTCATTTGAAAATATTTCTCCAGATGGACCAGTGAGGAATTATATTTTTAGGGTTAAGAAAACTGTCGATAAATTATGGGCAGTTTATGGAGGGTATACTCTTCCTTTTGTGCCTATTTTGAATGATTACGGAATAAGTTATTTTCAAAAAAATAATGGTTGGACTATATTACCTTTCGATACATTATTAGGTGCAAAGTGCTTTACATCTATAGAAAGTAATCCAAATAATGTTAATGAAGTATTTTTTAGTTCTTATTATTCAGGGCTTTTAAAAATTAAAAATGATGAGGTAACGCTTTTTGATAATACGAATACAGGTATGAATGGTTTAGAGCCAATAGTAGGTAGTAGTGTGAATAATATTTATGATGGTTCTATAAGGGTAAATAGTCCTGTATTTGATAAAGAAGGTAATCTCTGGATGACAAGTGCTTTTGTAACAAACGGGTTGAAAGTTATGCGTACAAATGGTCAATGGCAGTCGTATGAATTTTCAAGTATATTGGGGCAAGCTCAAGTGTCAAGATTTGCGCCAATTAGTATTGATAAAAATGGTACAAAATGGTTGCCGACTCGTAATGATGGATTACTTGGGTTTAATGATAAGCTTAATAATAAGTCTATTGTTGTTGATGATATGTCAGGATTACCATCAACAATAGTTCAGTGTGTAGAGATTGATAATAGAAATCAGCTCTGGATCGGTACCTTTAAAGGATTAAGGGTGATTTCGAGTGTTGATCGATTTGTTTCTGAAAATATGTTGTCAGCAACTGCAATTATAATTCAAGAAGGCGATTTGGCTCAGGAGCTTTTTTATCAACAGTCAATATTGGATATAAAAGTAGATGGCGCAAATAGGAAATGGGTTTCAATTGCTGATGGTGGTGTGTTTTTGGTTTCTTCTAATGGACAGCAAACAATTCATAGATTTACGAATAGTAATTCTCCCTTGCCAAGTGATAATGTTAATGATATTGAAATTGATGAAGTTACTGGTGAAGTCTTTTTTGCAACAGATAAGGGTATGGTTTCCTTTTTAGGAACTTCAACGAAACCGAGTGATGATTTAGCTAATGTTTATGTATATCCTAATCCAGTAAGACCAGAGTTTAATGGAACAATTAAGATTGCTGGTTTGACAGACAAAGCAAATGTTAAGATTACAGATGTTGAAGGTAACTTAGTTTATGAGGTAACTTCCGCAGGAGGTACGATAGAGTGGGATACAAGTGCTTTTGGAGGGTATAAGGTAGCGTCTGGAGTTTATATGGTTTTTATAACTTCTCAAGATGGCTTAGATTCGACAGTTAAAAAAGTAATGATAATAAGATAA
- the gdhA gene encoding NADP-specific glutamate dehydrogenase: MKESVASFIEAVAKRNSNEPEFMQAVKEVAETVIPFIEENKKYQNKMLLERMVESERVIMFRVVWQDDAGNTQVNRGYRIQMNSAIGPYKGGIRFHPSVNLSILKFLAFEQTFKNSLTTLPMGGGKGGADFDPKGKSENEIMRFCQAFMTELSKHIGANTDVPAGDIGVGGREVGFMFGQYKRLRNEFTGVLTGKGISFGGSLIRPEATGYGDVYFAQSMLATKGQSFSGKTVVVSGSGNVAQYAAEKVIELGGKVVTFSDSAGYIYDEAGIDSEKLAYVMEIKNVNYGRISDYVNKYPNAKYVAGKRPWEVKCDIALPCATQNELNEDEAKMLIANGCICVAEGANMPSTPEAVEVFQNAKILFAPGKASNAGGVATSGLEMSQNSLRLSWTSEEVDEKLKGIMSNIHEACVKYGKDSTGYVDYVKGANIAGFVKVADAMLAQGVV; this comes from the coding sequence ATGAAAGAAAGTGTAGCATCTTTTATTGAAGCTGTAGCTAAAAGAAATTCAAATGAGCCTGAGTTTATGCAGGCAGTTAAAGAAGTAGCTGAAACAGTTATTCCTTTTATTGAAGAAAATAAAAAATACCAAAACAAAATGCTTTTAGAGCGTATGGTAGAGTCGGAAAGAGTAATCATGTTTAGAGTGGTATGGCAAGATGATGCTGGAAATACTCAAGTTAACAGAGGTTATCGTATTCAAATGAACTCAGCTATAGGTCCATATAAAGGAGGGATTCGTTTTCATCCTTCTGTGAATTTAAGCATTTTAAAATTCCTTGCTTTTGAGCAAACATTTAAAAATAGTTTAACTACATTGCCAATGGGTGGTGGAAAAGGAGGAGCTGATTTTGATCCAAAAGGAAAGTCAGAAAATGAAATAATGCGTTTTTGTCAAGCTTTCATGACCGAGTTATCTAAACACATTGGAGCTAATACAGATGTTCCTGCTGGAGATATTGGTGTTGGTGGAAGAGAAGTAGGTTTTATGTTCGGTCAATATAAAAGATTAAGAAATGAATTTACAGGTGTTTTAACTGGTAAAGGGATTTCTTTTGGAGGTTCGCTAATCCGTCCTGAAGCTACAGGATATGGTGATGTGTATTTTGCGCAAAGTATGTTGGCTACTAAAGGACAAAGTTTTTCTGGTAAAACTGTTGTTGTTTCAGGTTCTGGTAATGTTGCTCAATATGCTGCAGAAAAAGTTATTGAATTAGGTGGTAAAGTGGTTACTTTTTCTGATTCTGCTGGTTATATCTATGATGAAGCAGGTATCGATTCTGAAAAATTAGCTTATGTAATGGAAATTAAAAACGTAAACTACGGAAGAATTAGTGATTATGTTAATAAATATCCAAATGCTAAATATGTTGCAGGAAAACGTCCTTGGGAAGTTAAATGTGATATTGCTTTACCGTGTGCAACTCAAAATGAGTTAAATGAAGATGAAGCAAAAATGTTAATCGCAAATGGATGTATCTGTGTAGCAGAAGGAGCAAATATGCCTTCTACGCCAGAAGCTGTTGAAGTTTTCCAAAACGCAAAAATATTATTTGCTCCAGGTAAAGCTTCTAATGCAGGAGGTGTTGCAACATCTGGGTTAGAAATGTCACAAAATTCATTGCGTTTAAGCTGGACAAGTGAAGAAGTTGATGAAAAATTAAAAGGAATTATGTCGAACATTCACGAAGCATGTGTTAAATATGGTAAAGATTCAACAGGATATGTTGATTATGTGAAAGGGGCAAATATTGCTGGATTTGTTAAAGTAGCAGATGCTATGTTGGCACAAGGAGTAGTTTAA
- a CDS encoding THC0290_0291 family protein yields the protein MPKIIKPLLLLTLLASFSSNAQRGFSHEIGAFVGGVAFQSDFGVRNDFETNMGNTGFAVGLVHYLNFSYGAECNCYTPDTYFNDHFKLRTELSYNSTKLEHFGKWAEKDSNYGLLLRSMKGETKVTDIGMQLEFYPWSVREFTASRSGAWAPFIGLGGHFSFFKNNTYSELGPLGTPETTYYRYLPDGYSSEGGSTFSVVSSVGTRYKLTELSDLFVELRWQYYFSDWVDGLRKNPELYKENKANDWNIWFNLGYIYYLD from the coding sequence ATGCCTAAAATAATAAAACCCCTACTTTTATTAACCCTTCTTGCATCTTTTTCTTCAAATGCACAGAGAGGGTTTTCTCACGAGATAGGAGCTTTCGTTGGTGGTGTAGCTTTTCAATCTGATTTTGGTGTAAGAAATGATTTTGAGACAAACATGGGAAACACAGGTTTTGCTGTTGGTTTAGTACACTATTTAAATTTTTCTTATGGTGCAGAATGTAATTGTTACACTCCTGACACCTATTTCAATGATCACTTTAAATTGAGAACGGAATTATCATACAACAGTACAAAATTAGAACATTTTGGAAAATGGGCTGAAAAAGATTCTAATTACGGTTTACTTTTAAGATCTATGAAAGGAGAAACTAAAGTAACTGATATAGGAATGCAATTAGAGTTTTATCCTTGGAGTGTTAGAGAATTTACAGCTAGTCGTAGTGGTGCTTGGGCTCCATTTATAGGGCTAGGTGGTCATTTTTCATTCTTCAAGAACAATACTTACTCAGAACTAGGTCCTTTAGGAACTCCTGAAACAACATATTACAGGTATTTACCAGACGGTTATTCATCGGAGGGAGGAAGTACTTTTTCGGTTGTATCTAGTGTTGGTACACGATATAAATTAACTGAATTATCAGATTTATTTGTCGAGTTAAGATGGCAATATTATTTCTCTGATTGGGTTGACGGTTTAAGAAAAAACCCAGAACTGTATAAAGAAAATAAAGCAAACGATTGGAACATTTGGTTTAATCTTGGATACATTTACTATTTAGATTAA
- a CDS encoding DinB family protein yields METTFEIWKTSRETYLNFLEKYSLEQLNKIPEGFSNNLIWNVAHVLVSQQKLVYALSELPLNVSQELVEKYQNGTKPEGFVSSEELAEIKDLLLSTIVKTELDYSEGVFKTFNSYQTKTGFYIANLQNAFEFNNYHEGIHLGVMFQIKKFL; encoded by the coding sequence ATGGAAACAACATTTGAAATTTGGAAAACAAGTAGGGAAACGTATTTAAATTTTTTAGAAAAATATTCTCTAGAACAGTTGAATAAAATACCAGAAGGGTTTAGTAATAATCTAATTTGGAATGTTGCGCATGTTCTAGTTTCTCAGCAGAAATTAGTGTATGCTTTGTCGGAATTGCCTTTAAATGTTTCTCAGGAATTGGTAGAAAAGTATCAAAATGGAACAAAGCCAGAAGGTTTTGTTTCTAGCGAAGAACTTGCTGAAATTAAAGACTTATTACTTTCAACTATTGTGAAAACTGAATTAGACTACAGCGAAGGTGTTTTTAAAACGTTTAATTCCTATCAAACAAAGACAGGTTTTTATATAGCTAATCTTCAAAATGCGTTCGAATTTAATAACTACCATGAAGGTATTCATCTTGGTGTAATGTTTCAGATCAAGAAGTTTCTTTAA
- a CDS encoding arsenate reductase family protein yields MDTIYYLASCDTCRKIIKSLPKDVELVFHDIRQDPLTEEILEKMHSLSGSYEALFSKRAQLYKQRNLKNQTLTENDYKALILEHYTFLSRPVFIIKNEIFIGNSQPNILKLMKTLENV; encoded by the coding sequence ATGGATACTATTTACTATTTAGCTTCTTGCGATACTTGTAGAAAAATTATAAAATCTTTACCTAAAGACGTTGAATTAGTTTTTCATGACATTAGACAAGACCCATTAACCGAAGAGATTCTAGAAAAAATGCATTCACTTTCTGGTAGTTATGAAGCGTTGTTTAGTAAGAGGGCACAATTATACAAACAACGAAATTTAAAAAACCAAACGCTAACTGAGAATGACTATAAAGCATTAATTTTAGAACACTATACTTTTTTAAGCCGCCCTGTTTTTATCATTAAAAACGAAATATTTATTGGAAACTCACAACCCAATATTTTAAAATTAATGAAGACCTTAGAAAATGTCTAA